From a single Podarcis raffonei isolate rPodRaf1 chromosome 10, rPodRaf1.pri, whole genome shotgun sequence genomic region:
- the LOC128421715 gene encoding oocyte zinc finger protein XlCOF6-like, which produces MSTHSSHTRTQKGKNSLKGMECGNSICFNAKLRTHQRTHTGEKLYLCMECGKSFNDSGSLRRHQHQRTHTGEKPFECMECGKSFSFNATLRTHQRTHTGEKPFQCMDCGKSFSQSGHLRQHQRTHTGEKPFQCMECEKRFSDTGSLRRHQQTHTGVKPYKCIDCGKSFSQNADLKIHQRIHTGAKPFKCMECGKSFSQSGDLKYHQRTHTGEKPYKCMECGKSFSRSAHLRNHQRIHTGEKPYECMECGKSFSQSGVLRYHQRTHTGEKPYECMECGKSFNISGNLRRHQRTHTGEKPFKCMECGKSFNQSGDLRYHQRTHTGEKPYECMECGKSFNESGSLRRHQRTHTGEKPFKCMECGKSFSRSAHLRNHQRIHTGEKPYECMECGKSFSQSGELRYHQRTHTGEKPYECMECGKSFSYSGNLRRHQRTHTGEKAFKCMECGKSFSQSAHLRNHQRIHTGEKPYECMECGKSFSYSGNLRIHQQTHIGKKLFKCIECGKSFSQSGALTTHQRTHTEEKPYKCMEFRKTFGDNGKLRSHQRTHTGEKPFQCMEYSNCFTQSGNLRKHQQTHRGESI; this is translated from the coding sequence atgagcacacatagttcacatacacgaacacaaaaaggaaagaactcacttaaaggtatggagtgtggaaacagcatctgtttcaatgcaaaacttagaacacaccagcggactcacacaggggaaaaactatatttatgtatggagtgtggaaagagctttaatgatagtggaagccttagaagacatcaacatcaacggactcacacaggggagaaaccatttgaatgcatggagtgtggaaagagcttcagtttcaatgcaacccttagaacacatcaacggactcacacaggagagaaaccatttcaatgtatggattgtggaaagagcttcagtcaaagtggacaccttagacaacatcaacggactcacacaggggagaaaccgtttcagtgtatggagtgtgaaaagagatttagtgatactggaagccttagaagacatcaacagactcacacaggggtgaaaccatataaatgcattgattgtggaaaaagcttcagtcagaatgcagaccttaaaatacatcaacgaattcacacaggggcgaaaccatttaaatgcatggagtgtggaaagagcttcagtcagagtggagaccttaaatatcatcaacggactcacacaggggagaaaccatataaatgtatggagtgtggaaagagcttcagtcggagtgcacaccttagaaatcatcaacggattcacacaggggagaaaccatatgaatgtatggagtgtggaaagagcttcagtcagagtggagtgCTTAGatatcatcaacggactcacacaggggagaaaccatatgaatgtatggagtgtggaaagagctttaatataagtggaaaccttagaagacatcaacggactcacacaggggagaaaccatttaaatgcatggagtgtggaaagagcttcaatcagagtggagaccttagatatcatcaacggactcacacaggggagaaaccatatgaatgtatggagtgtggaaagagctttaatgaaagtggaagccttagaagacatcaacggactcacacaggggagaaaccatttaaatgcatggagtgtggaaagagcttcagtcggagtgcacaccttagaaatcatcaacggattcacacaggggagaaaccatatgaatgtatggagtgtggaaagagcttcagtcagagtggagagcTTAGatatcatcaacggactcacacaggggagaaaccatatgaatgtatggagtgtggaaagagcttcagttatagtggaaacctgagaagacatcaacggactcacacaggggagaaagcatttaaatgcatggagtgtggaaagagcttcagtcagagtgcacaccttagaaatcatcaacggattcacacaggggagaaaccatatgaatgtatggagtgtggaaagagcttcagttatagtggaaacctgagaatacatcaacagactcacatcggtaagaaactatttaaatgtatcgagtgtggaaagagcttcagtcagagtggagccCTTacaacacatcaacggactcacacagaagagaaaccatataaatgtatggagttcAGAAAGACCTTTGGTGATAATGGAaagcttagatcacatcaacggacacacacaggggagaaaccatttcagtgtaTGGAGTACAGTAACTGCTTCACTCagagtggaaatcttagaaaacatcagcagacacacaggggagaaagtatttaa